One Vicia villosa cultivar HV-30 ecotype Madison, WI unplaced genomic scaffold, Vvil1.0 ctg.001007F_1_1, whole genome shotgun sequence genomic window carries:
- the LOC131632745 gene encoding serine/threonine-protein phosphatase 7 long form homolog, protein MHFGYKYVPKLVHFLHHLLYYHQSNLASEQLCVSSSTNMSLLTMGQEHRGTIANIATYDVTRFRTRAGKMIAPDPLIVDYVKRAGFGEVMNLTHTSVDMKFILALCERWRPETHTFHLPMGECTVTLEDVYMLLGLRTNGKAVYGNVQQPNALCVELLGVDLIEGEGQQRGRGQGIKLAGLQEAYVGIQLDQFSDEETILRKTRMYIMLLFGRFLFPEGTGNSVNFMYLCLLGDIDAIKTYSWGSAVLAYLYSSLCKCAKKDVCTFSGCAFLLQTWAWIMKSLPRTPHILLLLLEKDSFQVHQFLSMCVIILGSGVIRLMLVECMTPVFMLSHGDYLIALQL, encoded by the exons atgcattttggctataaatatgttcccaaacttgttcattttcttcatcacctcttatactatcatcagagcaacttagcatcagagcaactttgtgtttcatcatcaacaaacatgtctctcctaactatgGGTCAAGAGCACCGAGGCACCATTGCAAACATTGCGACCTAT gatgtcacgagatttaggacccgtgctggtaagatgattgctcctgaccctttgattgtggactacgttaaacgtgcgggatttggtgaggtaatgaacttaacacatacctcagttgatatgaagtttatattagcattgtgtgagcgttggaggcctgagactcatacttttcaccttccaatgggtgaatgtaccgtcactctagaggacgtgtacatgttgttgggtctcagaacaaatggaaaggcagtgtatggaaatgtccaacaaccaaacgccctatgcgtcgaattgttgggtgtggatttaatagagggtgaggggcaacaaaggggtaggggccaaggtataaagcttgctGGCCTTCAGGAAGCTTATGTTGGGATTCAATTGGATCAGTTTTCTGACGAAGAAACTATACTGCGGAAAACTAggatgtatattatgttgttgtttggtaggtttctatttcccgaaggcacgggaaatagtgttaattttatgtacttgtgtttacttggggacattgatgcaataaagacatatagctggggttcggctgtgttggcatacctatatagttccttatgcaaatgtgcaaaaaaggatgtttgtacatttagtggatgtgcattcttgctacaaacatgggcatg GATCATGAAATCACTTCCTAGAACACCCCATATCCTATTACTTCTACTGGAGAAAGACAGTTTCCAGGTGCATCAA TTTCTTTCCATGTGTGTTATTATACTTGGATCTGGTGTAATTCGACTTATGTTAGTGGAGTGTATGACACCTGTCTTTATGTTGAGTCATGGTGACTACTTGATTGCTTTGCAATTATGA